From a region of the Archocentrus centrarchus isolate MPI-CPG fArcCen1 chromosome 18, fArcCen1, whole genome shotgun sequence genome:
- the LOC115796633 gene encoding Fc receptor-like protein 5, with protein MEFRALCVSMLTAVMILLCAHDQKADAVSLHVVPNRSQFFEYESVTFHCEGVSHYNVVRKPKWEKLCNSNVKKTGSSCTISNVYPEDSGEHWCETGGGHRSNSINISVTAGSVILESPAVPVLEGEAVTLHCRNKTTSSNFTADFYKDGLHISSSSTGSMSIHRASRLHEGVYKCSISGAGESPESWLKVTEYVKTFLKCKQEASGYPENVKTPDEQELYIQEYYEKEGTLTKLRIRAQET; from the exons ATGGAGTTCAGAGCTCTCTGTGTCAGCATGT TGACGGCTGTGATGATCCTGCTGTGTGCACATGATCAGAAAGCTG ATGCCGTTTCTCTTCATGTCGTTCCAAACAGATCACAGTTCTTTGAATATGAGTCGGTAACTTTTCACTGTGAGGGCGTCTCTCACTATAATGTTGTACGAAAGCCGAAATGGGAAAAATTATGCAacagtaatgtgaaaaaaacaggATCCTCCTGCACTATAAGCAATGTTTATCCAGAGGACAGTGGAGAGCACTGGTGTGAGACTGGAGGAGGACATAGAAGCAACAGCATCAACATCAGTGTCACTG CTGGTTCTGTGATCCTGGAGAGTCCTGCTGTTCCTGTGTTGGAGGGAGAAGCTGTGACTCTGcactgcagaaacaaaacaacttcCTCCAACTTCACAGCtgatttctataaagatggactccacatcagcagcagctccacaggAAGCATGAGCATCCACAGAGCTTCCAGGCTTCATGAAGGAGTTTATAAATGCAGCATTTCAGGAGCTGGAGAATCACCAGAGAGCTGGCTGAAAGTTACAG AATACGTTAAAACGTTTCTAAAGTGCAAGCAAGAAGCTTCGGGCTATCCTGAGAATGTGAAAACTCCAGATGAACAGGAGTTGTACATTCAGGAGTACTACGAGAAAGAGG GAACGTTGACCAAACTGAGGATACGAGCACAGGAAACTTGA